In Hydractinia symbiolongicarpus strain clone_291-10 chromosome 4, HSymV2.1, whole genome shotgun sequence, the following proteins share a genomic window:
- the LOC130641159 gene encoding ATP-dependent DNA helicase RecQ-like has translation MDKILQLFCRLQQTFLINNINNIILKPQQVKCFEHLLNGYDVIGVLPTGFGKSLLFHLLADFLPRKSVQNIVLVVCPLNSIIEDQLKVLEVRGIGAGVLHLGQTVVPEKLFSCDENGEPEIPISIKNGELKLVFAHPESLLSVRGRELLKSSVYQENVVSCVIDEAHCVSMWGEDFRKIFSELSTLKALFPDAVTLALTATATPDTVEYLIKSLALITYKVIAVSPNRKNVYLNIQRRPNSNLGLKGFEVILKPLAEKLNVQREHYPMTIIYMHLRYCGYGYKLFENVIRNHYVGDNICPRARLFAQFHASCTTQMKEDILKELKKSDSRIRVVFATTALGMGVDAPNISNIIHISPPSTLESFVQEIGRGGRNGVACDSLLYVNNSDLASKYISDSMKKYCVWDRCLRVFLLNYFGFKSKTQINCCKNCNVGADSAIDIKLNALDDNKKIARNIVNADMEMLKVELLKTVEDINSDENVMFPFHSKINTNIVNEILRELAFISCESDLLSMFGIWFRYITLNYFIDILSSS, from the exons ATGGACAAGATATTGCAATTATTTTGTAGATtgcaacaaacttttttaattaataacatAAATAATATTATCTTAAAGCCACAGCAAGTTAAATGTTTCGAGCATCTTTTAAATGGATATGATGTTATTGGTGTTTTACCTACTGGATTTGGGAAATCCTTGTTGTTTCATTTGTTGGCAGACTTTTTGCCAAGAAAGAGTGTCCAAAATATAGTATTGGTGGTGTGCCCTCTTAATTCTATCATAGAGGACCAGTTGAAAGTTTTAGAAGTGAGAGGTATTGGTGCTGGGGTGCTTCATTTGGGGCAAACAGTTGTGCCTGAAAAATTGTTTTCGTGTGATGAGAATGGTGAGCCTGAAATAccaatttcaattaaaaatggcGAATTAAAACTAGTATTTGCTCACCCAGAATCTCTGCTTAGTGTCAGAGGACGAGAATTGCTAAAAAGTTCTGTTTACCAAGAAAATGTTGTCAGTTGTGTTATAGATGAAGCACATTGTGTAAGCATGTG GGGTGAGGATTTCCGAAAAATTTTTAGCGAGTTGTCTACGTTAAAGGCACTTTTTCCAGATGCTGTTACATTGGCTCTAACCGCTACTGCTACACCAGACACTGTAGAATATTTGATTAAATCGCTCGCCCTTATTACATATAAAGTCATTGCTGTATCGCCAAATCgaaaaaatgtgtatttaaACATACAAAGACGCCCAAACTCTAACTTGGGTTTGAAAGGATTTGAAGTTATTCTCAAACCGTTGGCTGAAAAATTAAACGTGCAAAGAGAACACTATCCCATGACAATAATTTACATGCATTTAAGATATTGTGGGTATGGgtacaaattatttgaaaatgttataagaaATCATTATGTTGGTGACAATATTTGTCCTAGAGCAAGATTGTTTGCACAGTTTCATGCTTCTTGTACTACACAAATGAAAGAGGATATATTGAAGGAGTTAAAGAAGTCAGATTCACGAATTAGAGTAGTATTTGCTACAACTGCTCTAGGTATGGGTGTTGATGCTCCAAATATATCTAATATTATTCACATAAGTCCTCCATCAACATTAGAGTCATTTGTGCAAGAAATTGGAAGAGGAGGAAGAAATGGTGTAGCTTGTGATTCACTTTTATATGTCAACAATTCTGATTTGGCATCTAAGTATATAAGTGATTCAATGAAAAAATACTGTGTATGGGATAGATGTCTCAGAGTATTTTTGCTAAACTATTTTGGATTTAAGAGTAAAACTCAGATTAACTGTTGCAAGAACTGTAATGTTGGTGCTGATTCTGCAATTGATATCAAATTAAACGCACTTGACGACAATAAGAAGATAGCACGCAACATAGTTAATGCTGATATGGAGATGCTTAAAGTAGAATTGTTAAAAACGGTTGAAGATATCAATTCTGATGAAAACGTGATGTTTCCTTTCCACAGTAAAATTAACACTAACATTGTAAATGAAATCCTGAGAGAATTAGCATTTATTTCTTGTGAATCAGACTTACTTTCTATGTTTGGTATTTGGTTTCGCTATATTActcttaattattttatagataTACTATCATCTAGCTAA